Proteins encoded by one window of Mercenaria mercenaria strain notata chromosome 4, MADL_Memer_1, whole genome shotgun sequence:
- the LOC123551864 gene encoding ADP-ribose glycohydrolase OARD1-like produces MATGGDENGNSLDKDGDEPVFSVIHKKGDLFSCDACESLAHCVSKDLRMGKGIATLFKQKFQGLSDLKAQAKDVGDVAVLKRDGRFIYYLITKPQYFNKPTYKTLEQSLQAMKAHCVENDVKAVSMPRIGCGLDKLVWPKVEEILKKLFQDSDIVITVYSF; encoded by the exons ATGGCAACTGGTGGAGATGAGAATGGTAACAGTTTGGACAAAGATGGAGATGAACCTGTT TTTTCAGTTATACACAAGAAAGGGGATTTATTTTCATGTGATGCATGTGAAAGTCTTGCACACTGTGTGAGTAAGGACCTCCGTATGGGCAAAGGCATAGCCACGCTCTTCAAACAGAAGTTTCAGGGTCTGTCAGATTTAAAGGCACAAG CTAAAGATGTAGGTGATGTAGCTGTTTTAAAGCGAGATGGGAGATTTATTTACTACCTCATCACAAAACCACAATACTTTAATAAACCGACTTACAAGACCTTGGAGCAGAGCTTGCAAGCGATGAAAGCTCACTGCGTAGAGAATGATGTTAAAGCTGTAAGTATGCCGAGGATTGGTTGTGGACTTGATAAACTCGTGTGGCCAAAAGTGGAAGAAATTCTGAAGAAATTATTCCAAGACAGTGATATTGTGATCACTGTTTATAGCTTTTAG
- the LOC123551865 gene encoding tigger transposable element-derived protein 6-like translates to MPRTYTHKKRGKTMNYDTKQLADALKAHQNGMSIREASKAYNIPKSTLADRASGRYEVNVTHGRPCAIPIEVEKKIVETVKVTAESGIGISRKQLLLRTNVLCQRIQVHTSYKNFHAGKNWWEGLKRRHGLTLRQPERLGSTRRLMMNREVVGKYFEALSNIITSSNLNDKPEFIWNCDETRKNFEHNPVKVVSGIGAKNVCGRTSSKSTNITIMACVNAAGKAVPPMFIVKGKTPRSLYSFNTQAAPPGTKWSYQEKCWMTNQIGEQWFDTVFLQNCGTHRPQLLILDGHSSHKSLAILQRAIGENIYILALPPHTTHHLQPLDKSVFGPFNKAYNSACSEFLQDP, encoded by the exons ATGCCTAGAACATATACTCATAAGAAACGAGGCAAAACAATGAACTATGATACAAAACAACTAGCTGATGCCTTGAAAGCGCATCAAAATGGGATGTCCATCAGAGAAGCTTCAAAAGCATACAATATCCCAAAATCAACACTAGCTGACAGAGCTAGTGGCAGATATGAGGTAAATGTAACTCATGGTCGTCCGTGTGCGATACCAATTGAAGTTGAAAAGAAAATTGTCGAAACAGTGAAAGTAACCGCTGAGAGTGGAATTGGAATTTCGCGGAAGCAGTTGCTACTTAGGACAAATGTGTTGTGCCAACGCATTCAG GTGCATACATCCTATAAGAACTTCCACGCAGGTAAAAACTGGTGGGAAGGCCTCAAGAGACGTCATGGGCTTACACTTAGACAGCCAGAGCGCCTCGGTAGTACACGTCGTCTTATGATGAATCGTGAAGTTGTAGGAAAGTATTTTGAGGCATTGTCAAACATCATTACTTCCTCAAACTTGAATGACAAGCCAGAATTCATCTGGAATTGTGACGAGACCAGAAAGAATTTTGAACACAATCCAGTTAAAGTTGTTTCTGGTATAGGTGCTAAAAATGTATGTGGTAGAACAAGTAGCAAATCTACTAATATAACCATTATGGCATGTGTTAACGCAGCCGGCAAAGCTGTGCCACCCATGTTTATAGTAAAGGGAAAGACCCCAAGGTCATTGTACTCGTTCAATACTCAGGCAGCTCCTCCTGGTACTAAGTGGTCCTACCAGGAGAAATGCTGGATGACGAACCAAATAGGTGAACAGTGGTTTGACACTGTTTTCCTGCAAAACTGTGGTACCCATCGACCCCAACTCCTGATTCTTGATGGCCATAGTAGCCACAAATCTCTAGCGATACTCCAGAGGGCTATTGGAGAGAATATATATATTCTTGCCCTGCCCCCTCATACCACGCACCATCTTCAACCTTTGGACAAGTCTGTATTTGGTCCTTTTAATAAGGCATACAATTCAGCTTGCTCCGAATTCTTACAGGATCCATGA